Proteins encoded by one window of Massilia sp. NR 4-1:
- a CDS encoding AMP nucleosidase, which translates to MSSRPFAAPLQFTDPAAALAQVQALYDGSIRHLRESLQRFVEGDTPAEHVRACYPYVRIQTETVARADSRLSYGFVAGPGVFETTLTRPDLFARYYLEQFRLLLKNHGQHKPVQLEVGLSAQPIPIHFSFAEHDHIEGSMDAERRLLMRDVFDLPDLAAMDDGIPNGTFEPAPGEAQPLALFTAPRVDYSLQRLRHYTGTSPEHFQNFVLFTNYQFYIDEFVRLGHDIMRQPADGQQANGYIAFVEPGNIVTRRVGQAMQPGDALGSQPPRLPQMPGYHLIRADGSGISMVNIGVGPANAKTITDHIAVLRPHAWLMLGHCAGLRNTQQLGDYVLAHGYVREDHVLDEDLPLWVPIPPLAEVQVAIEQAVAEVTQLQGHDLKRVMRTGTVASTDNRNWELLPQRTPERRFSQSRAVALDMESATIAANGFRFRVPYGTLLCVSDKPMHGEIKLPGMANQFYRERVDQHLRIGVRALELLRALGTDKLHSRKLRSFAEVAFQ; encoded by the coding sequence ATGTCCAGCCGCCCCTTTGCCGCCCCCCTGCAATTCACCGATCCCGCCGCCGCCCTGGCCCAGGTCCAGGCGCTGTACGATGGCAGCATCCGCCATCTGCGCGAATCGCTGCAGCGCTTTGTCGAAGGCGACACCCCGGCCGAACATGTGCGCGCCTGCTACCCCTATGTGCGCATCCAGACCGAAACCGTGGCGCGCGCCGATTCGCGCCTGTCCTACGGCTTCGTGGCCGGCCCCGGCGTCTTCGAAACCACGCTGACCCGGCCCGACCTGTTCGCGCGCTACTACCTCGAACAATTCCGCCTGCTGCTGAAAAACCATGGCCAGCACAAGCCGGTCCAGCTCGAAGTGGGTTTGAGCGCCCAGCCGATTCCCATCCATTTCTCGTTTGCCGAGCACGACCACATTGAAGGCAGCATGGACGCTGAACGGCGCCTGCTGATGCGCGACGTTTTCGACCTGCCCGACCTGGCGGCCATGGACGACGGCATCCCCAACGGCACCTTCGAACCGGCGCCGGGCGAAGCCCAGCCCCTGGCCCTGTTCACCGCGCCGCGCGTCGACTACTCGCTGCAGCGCCTGCGCCATTACACCGGCACCTCGCCCGAGCACTTCCAGAACTTCGTCCTGTTCACCAACTACCAGTTCTATATCGATGAATTCGTGCGTCTCGGCCACGACATCATGCGCCAGCCGGCCGACGGCCAGCAAGCCAATGGCTATATCGCCTTTGTCGAACCGGGCAATATCGTCACGCGCCGTGTCGGCCAGGCCATGCAGCCGGGCGACGCCCTCGGCAGCCAGCCGCCGCGCCTGCCGCAGATGCCGGGCTACCACCTGATCCGCGCCGACGGCAGCGGCATCAGCATGGTCAATATCGGCGTCGGCCCCGCCAATGCCAAGACCATCACCGACCACATCGCCGTGCTGCGCCCGCACGCCTGGCTCATGCTGGGCCACTGCGCCGGTCTGCGCAATACCCAGCAGCTGGGCGACTACGTCTTGGCCCACGGCTATGTGCGTGAAGACCATGTGCTCGACGAAGACCTGCCGCTGTGGGTGCCGATCCCGCCGCTGGCCGAAGTGCAAGTGGCGATCGAACAAGCCGTCGCCGAAGTCACCCAGCTGCAGGGGCATGATCTCAAACGCGTGATGCGCACCGGCACCGTCGCCAGCACCGACAACCGCAACTGGGAACTGCTGCCGCAGCGCACGCCCGAACGCCGCTTCAGCCAAAGCCGCGCCGTCGCCCTCGACATGGAAAGCGCCACCATTGCCGCCAACGGCTTCCGCTTCCGCGTCCCGTATGGCACGCTGCTTTGCGTCAGCGACAAGCCCATGCACGGCGAAATCAAGCTGCCCGGCATGGCCAACCAGTTCTACCGCGAACGCGTCGACCAGCACCTGCGCATCGGCGTGCGCGCGCTGGAGCTACTGCGCGCCCTCGGCACCGACAAGCTCCACAGCCGCAAACTGCGCAGCTTCGCCGAAGTCGCCTTCCAATAA
- a CDS encoding transposase, producing MSRHARIEFPGALYHVTARGVRRSHIFVDERDYLKWQALLAETVERFNLVVHAFCQMPNHYHLLVETPDGNLAAAIHFLNGVYAQHFNRRQDLVGHMVQGRYHAVLLQKQAHLLELARYISLNPVRACLVDHPRNWRWSSHRAMLDSGTRPSWLNTEWLLGQFAGKEQGSAARLYEEFVVAGIKRRDLPPGLNKIESRRTKCNALTLSEYASRHSHRDQALIAAYQSGAYRMNELSQYFGICEKTVSRLLSGSFKRTDS from the coding sequence ATGAGCCGGCATGCACGCATTGAATTTCCTGGGGCGCTATACCATGTGACAGCGCGCGGGGTTCGCCGCAGCCATATTTTTGTGGATGAGCGCGATTATCTGAAGTGGCAGGCGCTATTGGCGGAAACCGTGGAGCGGTTCAATCTGGTTGTCCATGCTTTTTGCCAGATGCCGAACCACTATCACTTGCTGGTGGAAACACCGGATGGAAATTTGGCGGCGGCCATACATTTCCTGAACGGGGTATATGCCCAGCACTTCAATCGCCGTCAGGACTTGGTGGGCCATATGGTTCAGGGGCGCTATCACGCTGTGTTACTCCAGAAACAGGCGCACCTCTTGGAACTTGCGAGATATATTTCATTGAATCCGGTGCGGGCTTGCCTGGTTGACCATCCGCGCAACTGGAGGTGGAGCAGCCACCGTGCAATGCTTGACTCCGGCACAAGGCCGTCTTGGCTGAACACCGAATGGTTGCTCGGCCAGTTTGCAGGGAAAGAGCAAGGCAGCGCCGCCAGACTATATGAAGAGTTTGTCGTCGCTGGCATCAAACGGCGCGACTTGCCGCCTGGGTTGAATAAGATCGAAAGCCGGCGGACTAAATGCAACGCCCTGACTTTATCGGAATACGCCAGCCGCCACTCTCATCGGGATCAGGCTCTGATTGCCGCCTACCAATCCGGCGCTTACCGGATGAATGAGTTAAGCCAATATTTTGGAATATGCGAGAAGACCGTCAGCCGCCTACTGAGCGGATCGTTCAAGCGGACGGACAGTTGA
- a CDS encoding PaaX family transcriptional regulator C-terminal domain-containing protein has product MLNDWIERYMARSAPSSTALLRLAFGDQQLAQGQTIWLRDLIALMKPFRFSERLTRTSVSRLVQQGWLTPRRQGRHAAYAIASSIGEQAAAPWRCTAASPQWPWKGEWTLVINAPADDGAVPAAQLRSALVRQGYGVLAPNVLARPVADCDTPAIDAGSQPLDSQVPVIRLNGTQMAELPPLRRLAQDAWNLATPRMNYERFLSQFDGLHELLAQGEKPNPETAFLIRMLAVHSYCKARLCDPLLPAEFLPESWPAMQAYQLLHELDGSTADTASQYWRSVVTAH; this is encoded by the coding sequence ATGCTGAACGACTGGATTGAACGATATATGGCGCGCAGCGCGCCCAGTTCCACTGCCCTGCTGCGGCTCGCCTTTGGCGACCAGCAGCTGGCGCAGGGACAAACCATCTGGCTGCGCGACCTGATCGCGCTCATGAAGCCATTCCGCTTCAGCGAACGCCTGACCCGCACCAGCGTCTCGCGCTTGGTGCAGCAAGGCTGGCTGACGCCACGCCGCCAGGGCCGCCACGCCGCCTACGCCATCGCTTCCAGCATCGGCGAGCAGGCCGCCGCGCCATGGCGCTGCACGGCTGCCTCGCCGCAATGGCCATGGAAAGGCGAATGGACCCTGGTCATCAACGCCCCGGCCGACGACGGCGCCGTGCCCGCCGCGCAGCTGCGCAGCGCCCTGGTGCGGCAAGGCTATGGTGTGCTGGCGCCGAACGTGCTGGCGCGTCCCGTGGCCGACTGCGATACGCCGGCCATCGACGCCGGCAGCCAGCCGCTGGACAGCCAGGTGCCGGTGATCCGCCTGAACGGCACCCAGATGGCCGAACTGCCGCCGCTGCGCCGCCTGGCCCAGGACGCGTGGAACCTGGCCACGCCGCGCATGAATTACGAACGCTTCCTGAGCCAGTTCGACGGCCTGCACGAGCTGCTGGCGCAGGGCGAAAAGCCCAATCCCGAAACCGCCTTCCTGATCCGCATGCTGGCCGTGCATTCCTACTGCAAGGCGCGCCTCTGCGACCCGCTGCTGCCGGCCGAATTCCTGCCCGAATCCTGGCCCGCCATGCAAGCCTACCAGCTGTTGCACGAGCTCGACGGCAGCACCGCCGACACCGCCAGCCAATACTGGCGCAGCGTCGTCACCGCCCACTAA
- a CDS encoding hemerythrin domain-containing protein, with protein sequence MDTIGSFLGQDHQDCDEQYLLAEAHAGSGNWAAAELDFAAFAKVLEQHMQMEEQIMFPALEAAIGSNYGPTSVMRSEHAQLRQIVGRMSDSIAQRNTDAFFDDADTLRMLLRQHNLKEESILYPMAERVLGEEQACILAAMEALAFGEHQTEDAGQADGGWSEQPLDVTGLEAPEPMVRVLDALSRLGQQQKLRVLIDREPHPLYRILENYGYEHRTEPREDFLFDVLIWEQADKAGAQAAPRPPVF encoded by the coding sequence ATGGACACGATAGGCAGTTTTCTCGGCCAGGACCATCAGGATTGCGACGAACAGTATCTGTTGGCCGAGGCGCATGCGGGCAGCGGCAACTGGGCGGCGGCGGAACTGGACTTCGCCGCTTTCGCCAAAGTGCTGGAACAGCATATGCAGATGGAAGAGCAGATCATGTTCCCCGCGCTGGAAGCGGCGATCGGCAGCAATTACGGCCCCACTTCGGTGATGCGCAGCGAGCATGCGCAGCTGCGCCAGATCGTCGGCCGCATGAGCGATTCCATCGCCCAGCGCAATACCGACGCCTTCTTCGACGACGCCGACACCCTGCGCATGCTGCTGCGCCAGCACAATCTGAAAGAGGAAAGCATCCTGTATCCGATGGCCGAGCGCGTGCTGGGCGAGGAGCAGGCCTGCATCCTGGCGGCGATGGAAGCACTGGCCTTCGGCGAACATCAGACCGAGGACGCCGGCCAGGCCGATGGCGGCTGGAGCGAGCAGCCGCTCGACGTGACGGGCCTGGAGGCGCCCGAACCGATGGTGCGCGTGCTCGATGCGCTGAGCCGTCTGGGCCAGCAGCAGAAACTGCGCGTGCTGATCGACCGCGAGCCGCATCCGCTGTACCGCATTCTCGAAAACTACGGCTATGAGCACCGCACCGAGCCGCGCGAGGACTTCTTGTTCGATGTGCTGATCTGGGAGCAGGCCGACAAGGCGGGCGCGCAAGCGGCCCCGCGTCCACCGGTATTCTGA
- a CDS encoding peptidase U32 family protein: MDAALPPQIELVCPAGSLPALKAAIDNGADTVYLGFRDATNARNFAGLNFDDAAIAQGIEYAHRRGRKVLVALNTYPQPGATDLWRRAIARAADVGVDAVILCDPGLMRYATDNFPDLRLHLSVQGSATNYEAINFYHKHFNIARAVLPRVLSLAQVELVRRNTSVDIEVFAFGSLCVMVEGRCALSSYVTGESPNTHGVCSPAKAVRWQQTPKGLESRLNGVLIDRYSEDENASYPTLCKGRFDVGDENYYAIEEPTSLNTLELLPKLIDMGISAVKIEGRQRSPAYAAQVTRVWREAIDHCMRNPARFSVRPDWMSELNKVAEGQQHTLGAYHRSWK, encoded by the coding sequence ATGGATGCCGCCCTGCCGCCCCAGATCGAGCTGGTCTGCCCGGCCGGCAGCCTGCCGGCCCTGAAGGCGGCCATCGACAATGGCGCCGACACGGTCTACCTCGGCTTCCGTGATGCCACCAACGCGCGCAACTTCGCCGGCCTGAATTTCGACGACGCGGCCATTGCCCAGGGCATTGAATATGCCCACCGCAGGGGCCGCAAGGTGCTGGTGGCGCTGAATACCTACCCGCAGCCGGGCGCCACGGACCTGTGGCGCCGCGCCATCGCACGCGCCGCCGATGTCGGCGTCGACGCCGTCATCCTCTGCGATCCGGGCCTGATGCGCTACGCCACCGATAACTTCCCCGACTTGCGCCTGCACCTGTCGGTGCAAGGTTCGGCCACCAACTACGAAGCGATCAACTTCTATCACAAGCATTTCAATATCGCCCGCGCCGTGCTGCCGCGCGTACTGTCGCTGGCCCAGGTCGAACTGGTCCGGCGCAATACCTCGGTCGATATCGAAGTGTTTGCCTTCGGTAGCCTGTGCGTGATGGTGGAAGGCCGCTGCGCGCTGTCCTCCTACGTGACGGGCGAATCGCCCAACACCCATGGCGTCTGCTCCCCGGCCAAGGCCGTGCGCTGGCAGCAAACGCCGAAAGGCCTGGAATCGCGCCTGAACGGCGTGCTGATCGACCGCTACAGCGAAGACGAAAACGCCAGCTACCCCACGCTATGCAAGGGCCGCTTCGACGTCGGCGACGAGAACTACTACGCCATCGAAGAGCCGACCAGCCTGAATACCCTGGAACTGCTGCCCAAACTGATCGACATGGGCATCAGCGCGGTGAAGATCGAAGGCCGCCAGCGCAGCCCGGCCTACGCGGCCCAGGTCACGCGCGTGTGGCGCGAAGCGATCGACCACTGCATGCGCAATCCGGCGCGCTTCTCGGTGCGCCCGGACTGGATGTCGGAATTGAACAAGGTAGCGGAAGGCCAGCAGCACACGCTGGGCGCCTATCACCGCTCATGGAAATAA
- a CDS encoding U32 family peptidase: MLKLSLGPILYYWPRDTVMKFYEDVAKSPVDIVYLGETVCSRRHELRQGDWLALAELLASAGKQAVLSTQALLESTADVTTLRRVAENGRFMVEANDMGAVHCLSGNTPFVAGPHLNVYNPDTLGLLHDLGASRWVMPLEMGKLGLDLMLKSRPAGLETEVFAYGRMPLAFSARCFTARNRNLPKDNCQFSCIDHPDGLLMQTRESESFLVLNGIQTQSALVYNLAAELGGMEAMGVDVVRISPQSLHTEQVIAAFDAVRRDPTQACEAAESLREWMPADPCDGYWHGKPGLEQSTEKAA, from the coding sequence ATGTTGAAACTATCCCTCGGGCCCATTCTGTACTACTGGCCGCGCGATACGGTCATGAAGTTTTATGAAGACGTGGCGAAAAGCCCGGTCGATATCGTGTATCTGGGCGAAACCGTGTGCTCGCGCCGCCATGAGCTGCGCCAGGGCGACTGGCTGGCCCTGGCCGAGCTGCTGGCCAGCGCCGGCAAGCAGGCCGTGCTCTCGACCCAGGCCTTGCTGGAATCGACGGCCGACGTGACCACTTTGCGCCGCGTGGCCGAGAATGGCCGCTTCATGGTCGAAGCCAACGATATGGGTGCGGTGCACTGCCTGTCGGGCAATACGCCCTTTGTCGCCGGCCCGCACCTGAACGTGTACAACCCGGACACCCTGGGCCTGCTGCACGACCTGGGCGCCAGCCGCTGGGTCATGCCGCTGGAAATGGGCAAGCTCGGTCTGGACCTGATGCTCAAATCGCGTCCGGCCGGCCTGGAGACCGAAGTTTTCGCCTACGGCCGTATGCCGCTCGCTTTCTCGGCGCGCTGCTTCACCGCGCGCAACCGCAATCTGCCCAAGGATAACTGCCAGTTCAGCTGCATCGACCATCCGGACGGCCTGCTGATGCAGACCCGCGAAAGCGAATCCTTCCTGGTGCTGAACGGCATCCAGACCCAGTCGGCCCTGGTCTACAACCTGGCTGCGGAACTGGGCGGCATGGAAGCCATGGGCGTGGACGTGGTGCGCATCAGCCCACAGTCCCTGCATACCGAACAGGTGATCGCCGCCTTCGACGCGGTGCGCCGCGATCCGACGCAAGCCTGCGAAGCGGCCGAATCGCTGCGCGAATGGATGCCCGCCGATCCTTGTGACGGCTACTGGCACGGCAAACCCGGTCTGGAACAAAGCACGGAGAAAGCAGCATGA
- a CDS encoding SCP2 domain-containing protein has protein sequence MKAPVNFRLPAPVAALLGRLPPYPGSLLFVGALNLVLLRHLPEDVRQQLEGRRLRIGVRDAGVAFDFMWQGSRFQACQPGGVIDLLIAASVHDFLVLAQRREDPDTLFFSRRLQMEGNTELGLLVKNTLDAIDAPLFDPARLHPSRLFERRQ, from the coding sequence ATGAAAGCACCAGTAAACTTCCGCCTGCCCGCGCCGGTCGCGGCCCTGCTGGGCCGCCTGCCGCCGTATCCCGGTTCGCTGCTCTTCGTCGGCGCCCTGAACCTGGTGCTGCTGCGCCATCTGCCCGAGGACGTGCGCCAGCAGCTCGAAGGCCGCCGCCTGCGCATTGGCGTCCGCGATGCCGGCGTCGCCTTCGACTTCATGTGGCAGGGTTCTCGCTTCCAGGCCTGCCAGCCGGGCGGCGTGATCGACCTGCTGATCGCCGCCAGCGTGCATGACTTCCTGGTGCTGGCGCAGCGCCGCGAAGACCCGGACACCCTGTTCTTCAGCCGCCGCCTGCAAATGGAAGGCAATACGGAGCTGGGCCTGCTGGTGAAAAACACCCTGGACGCCATCGACGCCCCGCTGTTCGATCCAGCCCGCCTGCATCCTTCGCGCCTGTTCGAGCGCCGCCAGTAA
- the ipdC gene encoding indolepyruvate/phenylpyruvate decarboxylase — translation MNLSTALLHALKDHGARAVFGLPGDFVLPFFKQLEDSAILPLYTLSHEPGVGFAADASARFSHGLGVAAVTYGAGALNMVNAVAASYAEKVPMVVISGAPGANERRNGFLLHHQTRSLDSQMAMFREITCDQVVLDDPARAPEQIARVLGNCLAQSRPVYIELPRDLVAVPCGPVPRLPAPSWDPEALQACVTELLARLATAERPMLLAGIEIRRFGIEEKVAKLARLLHLPVATSIMGRGLLANAEAPLLGTYLGVAGDPQITHAVEGSDALLMLGVIVSDTNFGVSEKTIDMRKAILALDGQVEMGHHIYPNIPLEALVDGLLERGHSIACTPPPCRRAEYPYGLVADSSPLAPMDIARAVNDLMKQRGSFPIVSDIGDCFFTALDIEHTDLLAPGYYATMGYGVPAGLGLQADSGQRPIILVGDGAFQMTGWELGNCQRYGWDPIVIVFNNCSWEMLRTFQPESSFNNLSDWHFADMAKPMGGEGYRVSTRAELLSALDHAVEMRGRFQLIEAMIPRGVLSDTLNRFVAGVRRLQSGGGAGC, via the coding sequence ATGAATCTCTCCACCGCATTGCTGCACGCCCTGAAAGACCATGGCGCGCGCGCCGTCTTCGGCCTGCCCGGCGACTTTGTGCTGCCCTTCTTCAAGCAGCTGGAAGACTCCGCCATCCTGCCGCTGTACACGCTGAGTCATGAGCCGGGCGTAGGCTTTGCGGCCGATGCCTCGGCGCGCTTCTCGCATGGACTGGGCGTGGCGGCTGTGACTTACGGCGCGGGCGCGCTGAATATGGTCAATGCGGTGGCGGCATCCTATGCCGAGAAAGTGCCGATGGTGGTGATCTCCGGCGCGCCCGGCGCCAATGAGCGTCGCAACGGTTTCTTGCTGCATCATCAGACCCGTTCCCTCGATTCGCAGATGGCCATGTTCCGCGAGATCACCTGCGACCAGGTGGTGCTGGACGATCCGGCCCGTGCCCCGGAGCAGATCGCCCGCGTGCTGGGCAACTGCCTGGCGCAATCGCGTCCCGTTTACATCGAACTGCCGCGCGATCTGGTGGCCGTGCCTTGCGGCCCCGTGCCGCGCCTACCCGCACCGAGCTGGGATCCGGAAGCGCTGCAAGCCTGCGTCACCGAGCTGTTGGCCCGTCTGGCGACGGCCGAGCGGCCGATGCTGCTGGCCGGGATCGAAATCCGCCGCTTCGGCATCGAAGAGAAGGTCGCCAAGCTGGCGCGCCTGCTGCATCTGCCGGTCGCCACCTCCATCATGGGACGCGGCCTGCTGGCCAATGCCGAAGCGCCGCTGCTGGGCACCTATCTTGGCGTGGCGGGCGATCCGCAGATCACGCATGCGGTGGAAGGCTCGGACGCCTTGCTGATGCTGGGCGTGATCGTCTCCGATACCAATTTCGGCGTCTCCGAAAAGACCATCGATATGCGCAAAGCCATCCTGGCGCTGGATGGCCAGGTTGAGATGGGCCACCATATTTACCCGAATATTCCGCTGGAAGCCCTGGTCGACGGCCTGCTGGAACGCGGCCACAGCATCGCCTGCACGCCACCGCCATGCCGCCGCGCCGAATATCCCTACGGCCTGGTGGCGGACAGCTCACCGCTGGCGCCAATGGACATTGCGCGCGCCGTGAACGATCTGATGAAGCAGCGCGGCAGCTTCCCCATCGTTTCCGACATCGGCGACTGCTTCTTTACCGCCCTCGATATCGAACACACCGACCTGCTGGCGCCCGGCTACTACGCCACCATGGGCTACGGCGTGCCGGCCGGTCTGGGCCTGCAGGCCGACAGCGGCCAGCGGCCCATCATCCTGGTCGGCGACGGCGCCTTCCAGATGACGGGCTGGGAACTGGGCAATTGCCAGCGCTATGGCTGGGACCCCATCGTCATCGTCTTCAACAACTGCAGCTGGGAGATGCTGCGCACCTTCCAGCCCGAATCGAGCTTCAATAACCTGAGCGACTGGCACTTCGCCGACATGGCCAAGCCCATGGGCGGCGAGGGCTACCGCGTCAGCACCCGCGCCGAGCTGCTGTCCGCCCTCGACCACGCCGTCGAAATGCGCGGCCGCTTCCAGCTGATCGAAGCCATGATCCCGCGCGGCGTGCTATCCGACACCCTGAACCGCTTTGTGGCGGGTGTGCGCCGCTTGCAATCGGGCGGTGGGGCCGGTTGCTGA
- a CDS encoding serine hydrolase encodes MSKFTAFLGLATLVAAMPVAHADNVDDYVRAEMARRHIPGLSLAVLRGGQVVKESAYGLASLELGVPATLDTSYPLASMTKVFTSAAVMLLVQDGKLTLDTPVRQVLPELPVHWSHVTVRHCLTHTSGLPDAITDDINGTSVAGERDELFAKLAAAPLMPAGTKPAYNQTGYVIVGAVIEKLSGMDYEQFMRKRVFAPAHLDQASFGDAWSIIPGRSSLYTALDITKDHSKLMAKDGMPVLRKDSILHYGAKFIPEVLAPAGLMNATIRDLVNWERALANGSLLKPESYAQMTTPYKLKDGSDNAYGLGFRVSHMGQHATVAYGGGAATWRVSVPDKQLTVVVLTNLQGARPDQLVAGIAALYEPELARK; translated from the coding sequence ATGTCGAAGTTCACTGCATTCCTGGGCCTTGCCACCTTGGTGGCCGCCATGCCGGTGGCACATGCGGACAATGTCGATGACTACGTGCGCGCCGAAATGGCGAGGCGGCATATTCCCGGCCTGTCGCTGGCCGTGCTGCGCGGCGGGCAGGTCGTCAAGGAAAGCGCTTACGGCTTGGCCAGCCTGGAGCTGGGCGTGCCAGCCACGCTCGATACGTCCTATCCGCTTGCGTCGATGACCAAGGTATTCACCAGCGCGGCCGTCATGTTGCTGGTCCAGGATGGGAAACTCACGCTCGACACCCCGGTACGCCAGGTCCTGCCCGAATTGCCCGTCCATTGGTCGCATGTCACGGTACGCCACTGTCTGACGCACACTTCCGGCTTGCCCGATGCGATCACCGACGACATCAATGGCACTTCGGTCGCCGGCGAGCGCGATGAACTGTTTGCGAAACTGGCTGCGGCGCCGCTGATGCCTGCCGGCACCAAACCTGCCTATAACCAGACCGGCTACGTCATCGTTGGCGCCGTGATCGAGAAATTATCCGGCATGGACTACGAACAGTTCATGCGCAAGCGCGTGTTCGCACCAGCCCACCTGGACCAGGCTAGCTTTGGCGACGCGTGGAGCATCATCCCGGGCCGCAGCAGCTTATATACCGCGCTCGATATCACCAAGGACCACTCCAAGTTGATGGCGAAAGACGGCATGCCTGTGCTGCGCAAGGACTCTATCCTTCACTATGGCGCCAAGTTCATACCGGAGGTGCTGGCGCCGGCCGGCTTGATGAACGCGACCATCCGCGACCTGGTCAATTGGGAGCGGGCACTGGCCAATGGCAGCTTGCTCAAGCCCGAGAGCTACGCGCAGATGACAACGCCGTACAAACTCAAGGATGGCAGCGACAATGCCTACGGTCTCGGATTCAGGGTCTCGCACATGGGGCAGCATGCGACCGTGGCCTACGGCGGCGGCGCGGCGACGTGGCGCGTGTCGGTGCCGGACAAACAGCTCACCGTTGTGGTCCTGACCAATCTCCAGGGCGCGCGGCCGGACCAACTGGTCGCCGGCATCGCTGCATTGTACGAACCCGAGTTGGCCCGCAAATAG
- a CDS encoding anaerobic ribonucleoside-triphosphate reductase activating protein — MGGVTPFTATDFPGKLAMAVFVHGCPWRCGYCHNPELQRRPEQSAIAWQEVLELLERRKGLLDGVVFSGGEPTIDPALEAAIAEVKGLGYAVGLHTACIYPQRLAQILPMLDWVGFDIKANERLYPGITGVPGSGSAAWDCARRIIASGVDYECRTTVHPQLLLPEQIYELAFDLASMGVRNFVLQEFRQEGCGDAALNASALPGYPGTDLLRRIAPLFERFQWRGAA, encoded by the coding sequence GTGGGCGGCGTCACGCCGTTCACCGCGACCGACTTCCCCGGCAAGCTGGCGATGGCGGTCTTTGTGCACGGCTGCCCCTGGCGCTGCGGCTATTGCCACAATCCCGAGCTGCAGCGCCGTCCCGAGCAGTCGGCGATCGCCTGGCAGGAAGTATTGGAATTGCTGGAGCGGCGCAAGGGCTTGCTGGACGGCGTGGTGTTCAGCGGCGGCGAGCCGACCATCGACCCGGCGCTGGAGGCGGCGATCGCCGAAGTCAAAGGCCTCGGCTACGCGGTCGGCCTGCACACCGCCTGCATCTATCCGCAGCGGCTGGCGCAGATCCTGCCGATGCTCGATTGGGTGGGCTTCGACATCAAGGCCAATGAACGCCTGTATCCAGGCATCACGGGCGTACCGGGCAGCGGCTCGGCCGCCTGGGACTGCGCGCGCCGCATCATCGCCAGCGGCGTCGATTACGAATGCCGCACCACCGTCCATCCCCAACTGCTGCTGCCCGAACAGATTTACGAACTGGCTTTCGATCTAGCCAGCATGGGCGTGCGTAATTTCGTGCTGCAGGAGTTTCGCCAGGAAGGCTGCGGCGACGCGGCACTGAACGCCAGCGCCCTGCCCGGCTATCCTGGCACCGATCTGCTACGCCGCATTGCGCCGCTGTTCGAGCGCTTCCAGTGGCGCGGCGCCGCATAG
- the nrdD gene encoding anaerobic ribonucleoside-triphosphate reductase: protein MTDLSQATHLANAAVTLSDAERQPCEIWTRVMGYHRPVSSFNTGKKGEFHERKYFRESRAAACLS from the coding sequence ATGACCGATCTGAGCCAGGCCACCCATCTTGCCAACGCCGCTGTCACCCTGAGCGACGCCGAGCGACAGCCCTGCGAAATCTGGACCCGCGTGATGGGCTACCATCGTCCGGTCTCTTCGTTCAACACGGGTAAGAAGGGCGAGTTCCATGAGCGCAAATACTTCCGTGAATCCCGTGCAGCCGCCTGCCTCAGCTGA